One segment of Mycobacterium spongiae DNA contains the following:
- a CDS encoding DUF2304 domain-containing protein: MNWIQVLLIGSIIALLVYLLRSRRSPRSRAWVKVGYVLFVLAGVYAVLRPDDTTVVANWFGVRRGTDLMLYALVMAFSFTTLSTYLRFKDLEVRYARLARAMAIEGAQTPEGH; the protein is encoded by the coding sequence ATGAATTGGATCCAGGTGCTGTTGATCGGGTCGATCATCGCGCTGCTGGTCTACCTGCTGCGGTCCCGACGAAGCCCGCGATCTCGGGCCTGGGTCAAGGTGGGCTACGTGCTCTTCGTGCTGGCCGGCGTCTACGCGGTACTGCGACCGGACGACACCACGGTGGTCGCGAACTGGTTCGGGGTGCGTCGTGGCACGGACTTGATGCTCTACGCGCTGGTGATGGCGTTCAGTTTCACCACGCTGAGCACCTACCTGCGGTTCAAGGATCTCGAAGTGCGCTACGCGCGACTCGCTCGCGCCATGGCAATCGAAGGCGCACAAACCCCAGAAGGGCACTAG
- a CDS encoding NAD-dependent epimerase/dehydratase family protein, translating into MRALVTGAAGFIGSTLVDRLLADGHRVVGLDNFATGRATNLEHLADNPAHVFVEADIVTADLDAILDAHRPEVVFHLAAQIDVRHSVANPQFDASVNVIGTVRLAEAARRMGVRKIVHTSSGGSIYGTPPVYPTPETAPTDPASPYAAGKVAGEIYLNAFRHLYGLDCSHIAPANVYGPRQDPHGEAGVVAIFAQALLSGRTTKVFGDGSNTRDYVFIDDVVDAFVKAAGDAGGGQRFNIGTAVETSDRQLHSAVASAVGGPDDPEFHPPRLGDLKRSCLDIGLAERVLGWRPQVQLPEGVSRTVDYFRHARTA; encoded by the coding sequence GTGCGCGCACTGGTTACCGGCGCGGCCGGTTTCATCGGGTCGACCCTGGTGGACAGGCTGCTGGCAGATGGTCATCGGGTCGTTGGGCTAGATAATTTCGCGACCGGACGTGCAACCAACCTCGAACACTTGGCCGACAACCCCGCGCACGTCTTCGTCGAAGCCGACATCGTGACCGCGGATTTAGACGCCATTCTCGATGCGCATCGGCCCGAGGTGGTATTCCATCTGGCGGCCCAGATCGACGTGCGGCACTCGGTGGCCAACCCGCAATTCGACGCGTCGGTCAACGTGATCGGCACGGTGCGCCTGGCCGAGGCGGCCCGGCGCATGGGTGTGCGCAAGATCGTGCACACCTCGTCGGGTGGATCGATCTACGGCACGCCGCCGGTGTACCCGACCCCCGAGACTGCCCCCACCGACCCGGCGTCGCCCTATGCCGCGGGCAAGGTTGCCGGGGAGATCTACCTGAATGCCTTTCGGCACCTGTATGGGTTGGATTGCTCGCACATCGCACCCGCCAATGTGTACGGCCCCCGCCAGGACCCGCACGGTGAAGCCGGGGTGGTGGCGATCTTCGCCCAAGCGCTCTTATCGGGACGGACAACCAAGGTCTTCGGCGACGGCTCCAACACCCGTGATTACGTGTTCATCGACGATGTGGTGGATGCCTTCGTGAAGGCGGCAGGCGACGCGGGCGGCGGCCAGCGTTTCAACATCGGCACCGCTGTGGAGACCTCGGATCGGCAACTGCACTCGGCGGTCGCCAGCGCCGTAGGGGGGCCGGACGACCCGGAATTTCACCCGCCACGTTTGGGTGATCTCAAGCGATCGTGCCTCGACATCGGTCTGGCCGAGCGGGTGTTGGGCTGGCGCCCACAGGTTCAGTTGCCGGAGGGCGTGAGTCGCACGGTGGACTACTTCCGCCACGCACGGACTGCCTAG
- a CDS encoding glycosyltransferase family 2 protein, translating into MALKPSAATNPEAHYPDVWIVIPAFNEAAVFGDVVADVRSVFDHVVCVDDGSADATGEIALRAGAHLLRHPVNLGQGAAIQTGVEYARQQPGARIFATFDADGQHRVKDLATMVDRLSAGGVDIVIGTRFGRPPGKASATRPPLVKRVVLQTAALLSRRGRRLGLTDTNNGLRVFNKTVADGLNITMNGMSHATEFIMLIDENHWRVAEEPVEVLYTEYSRSKGQPMLNGVNIILDGFLRGRMAR; encoded by the coding sequence ATGGCCTTGAAACCGAGCGCAGCAACGAACCCTGAAGCACACTATCCAGACGTCTGGATCGTCATTCCCGCCTTCAACGAAGCCGCCGTCTTCGGTGACGTCGTCGCGGACGTGCGCTCGGTGTTCGATCACGTCGTCTGCGTGGATGACGGCAGCGCCGATGCCACCGGAGAAATCGCTCTGCGTGCCGGAGCCCACCTACTGCGTCATCCGGTGAACCTCGGCCAAGGCGCCGCTATTCAGACTGGCGTCGAATACGCCCGCCAGCAGCCCGGGGCCCGGATCTTCGCCACCTTCGACGCCGACGGCCAGCACCGTGTCAAAGACCTGGCCACCATGGTCGACCGGCTATCCGCGGGTGGCGTGGACATTGTGATCGGAACGCGGTTCGGCCGCCCCCCGGGCAAGGCTTCTGCCACCCGACCGCCGCTAGTGAAGCGCGTGGTGCTGCAGACGGCGGCGCTGCTGAGTCGACGCGGTCGCCGGCTGGGTCTGACCGATACCAACAACGGGCTGCGGGTTTTCAACAAGACGGTGGCCGACGGGCTCAACATCACCATGAACGGCATGAGCCACGCCACCGAGTTCATCATGCTGATCGACGAAAACCACTGGCGCGTGGCGGAAGAACCGGTCGAGGTGCTCTACACCGAGTATTCGAGGTCGAAAGGCCAGCCGATGCTCAACGGCGTCAACATCATTCTCGACGGGTTTCTGCGGGGAAGGATGGCGCGATGA